A portion of the Bifidobacterium lemurum genome contains these proteins:
- a CDS encoding RelA/SpoT family protein, which produces MAEENGEQYAARMLGCEISADPLNPLEPILKVCQAHHPDEDMSVLERAYRRAVVQHSLQRRKSGEPYIIHPLAVSQILADLGMGPIVVAAGLLHDTVEDTDYTLEECRAEFGDTITGLVDGVTKLSKMEYGDSAQAETIRKMVVAMSRDVRVLVVKLADRVHNARTWRYVKTSSAQKKARETLDVYAPLANRLGMNAIKTELEELSFKVLYPKIYNEIVVLVARRAGQRDVYLKQILAEINEDLDEQHISGYVTGRPKDYFSIYQKMIVRGHDFSNIYDLVGVRIIVDTIQDCYAALGAVHARWNPVPGRFKDYIAMPKLNMYQSLHTTVVGPGGKPVEIQIRTWDMHRRAEFGIAAHWKYKANGQAGRALSSPDKADRQRENVETQELSEADNLKWIQQLADWTSETPDSNEFLGSLKEDLGAAEVYVFTPKGKIVSLPADATPVDFAYSVHTEVGHRTMGARVNGRLVPLDTKLENGDTVEVLTSKSDAAGPSRDWLSFVKSPKARNKIRQWFSKERRSEAIEEGRDDLVRAMRKRNLPINTLLTTEALVGIADDLNFANADAVFAAIGEGQISTQNVISHLVKDAGADEVNEEVEQEALPLKPVERRSTTSSTGVSVKGVGDVWVKLARCCMPVPGDRIIGFITRNQGVSVHRADCQNMIDLRERQPERVIEVEWTSTKGVFMVKIQIEALDRRNLLSDVTRVLADHGVNIISGSISTGSDRVAISQFSFEMADPQHLNTLLAAVRRIEGVFDVYRITGAKDSAEPRLRKMQG; this is translated from the coding sequence ATGGCCGAGGAGAACGGAGAGCAGTATGCCGCCCGCATGTTGGGTTGCGAGATCAGCGCCGATCCGCTCAACCCGCTGGAACCGATTCTGAAGGTATGCCAGGCGCACCATCCCGATGAGGACATGTCGGTGCTCGAACGCGCGTACCGACGCGCTGTCGTCCAGCATTCACTCCAACGCCGCAAATCCGGCGAACCGTACATCATCCATCCGTTGGCCGTCTCGCAAATCCTCGCGGACCTGGGCATGGGGCCGATCGTCGTGGCGGCGGGCCTGCTGCATGACACGGTTGAGGACACCGACTACACGTTGGAGGAATGCCGCGCCGAATTCGGCGACACCATCACCGGCCTGGTCGACGGCGTCACCAAGCTGAGCAAGATGGAGTACGGCGATTCCGCCCAGGCGGAGACCATCCGCAAAATGGTGGTGGCGATGAGCCGCGACGTGCGCGTGCTCGTCGTCAAACTCGCCGACCGTGTGCACAACGCGCGCACCTGGCGTTATGTGAAAACCTCCAGCGCGCAGAAGAAGGCGCGTGAAACGCTCGACGTGTACGCGCCGTTGGCCAACAGGCTCGGCATGAACGCCATCAAAACCGAGCTGGAGGAGCTGAGCTTCAAAGTCCTCTACCCGAAGATCTACAACGAGATCGTGGTGCTGGTGGCGCGTCGCGCCGGCCAGCGGGACGTGTATCTCAAGCAGATCCTGGCCGAGATCAACGAGGATCTCGACGAGCAGCATATCAGCGGATACGTGACCGGACGTCCGAAGGACTATTTCTCGATCTATCAGAAGATGATCGTGCGCGGCCACGATTTCTCGAACATCTACGATCTGGTCGGCGTGCGCATCATTGTCGACACGATCCAGGACTGCTATGCGGCGCTGGGCGCCGTGCACGCGCGGTGGAATCCGGTTCCGGGCCGGTTCAAGGACTACATCGCCATGCCCAAGCTCAACATGTACCAGTCGCTGCACACGACGGTGGTGGGCCCGGGCGGCAAACCGGTCGAAATCCAGATCCGCACATGGGATATGCATCGCCGTGCGGAGTTCGGCATCGCCGCGCATTGGAAGTACAAGGCGAACGGCCAGGCGGGCCGTGCGCTCAGCTCGCCGGACAAGGCCGACCGCCAGCGTGAGAACGTCGAAACGCAGGAGCTGAGCGAGGCCGACAACCTCAAATGGATCCAGCAGCTTGCCGATTGGACGTCGGAGACCCCGGACTCCAACGAGTTCCTCGGCTCGCTGAAGGAGGATCTCGGCGCGGCCGAAGTCTACGTGTTCACACCGAAGGGCAAGATCGTCTCCCTGCCGGCCGACGCCACTCCGGTCGACTTCGCCTACTCCGTGCACACGGAGGTCGGCCATCGCACCATGGGCGCCCGCGTCAACGGCCGTCTGGTGCCGCTCGACACCAAGCTGGAGAACGGCGACACCGTCGAGGTACTCACCTCCAAATCCGATGCGGCGGGCCCCTCGCGCGACTGGCTGAGCTTCGTGAAAAGCCCGAAGGCCCGCAACAAGATCCGCCAATGGTTCAGCAAGGAACGCCGATCCGAGGCGATCGAGGAGGGGCGCGACGATCTGGTGCGCGCCATGCGCAAACGCAACCTGCCGATCAACACGCTGCTGACCACCGAAGCGCTGGTCGGCATCGCCGACGATCTCAATTTCGCCAACGCCGACGCGGTGTTCGCCGCCATCGGCGAGGGACAGATCTCCACGCAGAACGTGATCTCCCATCTGGTCAAGGACGCGGGCGCCGACGAGGTGAACGAGGAGGTGGAGCAGGAGGCCCTGCCATTGAAGCCGGTGGAGCGCCGGTCCACCACCAGTTCCACGGGCGTGTCCGTCAAAGGCGTGGGCGATGTGTGGGTCAAACTCGCGCGCTGCTGCATGCCGGTTCCGGGCGACCGGATCATCGGCTTCATCACCCGCAACCAGGGCGTGTCCGTGCATCGCGCCGACTGCCAGAACATGATCGATCTGCGGGAACGCCAGCCGGAACGCGTGATCGAAGTGGAATGGACCAGCACCAAGGGCGTGTTCATGGTCAAAATCCAGATCGAGGCTTTGGACCGCCGCAATCTGTTGAGCGACGTGACCCGCGTGTTGGCCGACCACGGCGTGAACATCATTTCGGGCTCGATCTCCACGGGGTCGGACCGCGTGGCCATCAGCCAGTTCAGTTTCGAAATGGCCGATCCCCAGCATCTGAACACCCTGCTGGCCGCGGTGCGCAGGATCGAAGGCGTGTTCGACGTGTACCGCATCACCGGCGCCAAGGACTCCGCCGAGCCCCGACTGCGTAAAATGCAGGGTTGA
- a CDS encoding helix-turn-helix domain-containing protein, translating to MERSAFNLMRPSRHASGLRFACCGIAQEAPDLRFPGVAGSRCSVVVVVEGRLELFCGGVRYRLGVGDGFVIRPDAAVVCRPYGDGDSRCLLWGFDGDAEYYLSALGLGSGHDVFHVRDCRPLLDLTDKGLRHVGGGVVDELRLHALAHEFVVALSGELEVNDALARREVAASRSEAVDLAMRYIAANYAGRCSVAEVAAYCGVDRSHLSREFRHEVGMTVKECVDRLRIAKACDLLAFTAMSVSAVSRACGYGSADAFEARFKSAWGMTPGSFRRKADDRFT from the coding sequence GTGGAACGTTCGGCGTTCAACCTGATGCGTCCCTCGCGTCACGCGTCTGGTCTGCGGTTCGCCTGTTGCGGCATTGCGCAGGAGGCTCCGGATCTGCGGTTTCCCGGAGTCGCCGGCTCGCGATGTTCGGTGGTGGTCGTTGTGGAGGGCAGGCTCGAACTATTCTGCGGGGGAGTGCGCTACCGGTTGGGGGTTGGGGACGGTTTCGTCATCCGCCCGGATGCCGCCGTGGTGTGCCGTCCGTATGGCGACGGTGATTCACGGTGCCTGCTGTGGGGGTTCGACGGCGATGCGGAGTATTACCTGTCCGCCCTTGGTCTGGGGAGCGGACATGACGTGTTCCATGTGCGGGATTGCCGCCCATTGCTCGATCTGACGGATAAAGGTCTGCGGCATGTCGGCGGCGGGGTGGTGGATGAGCTGAGGCTGCATGCGCTGGCGCATGAGTTCGTGGTCGCGCTGTCCGGCGAACTGGAGGTGAACGACGCCCTCGCCAGGCGTGAGGTGGCGGCGTCGAGGTCTGAGGCGGTGGATCTGGCCATGCGGTATATCGCGGCGAACTACGCCGGACGGTGTTCCGTGGCGGAAGTGGCCGCGTATTGCGGCGTGGACCGCAGCCATCTGTCGCGGGAATTTCGTCATGAGGTGGGGATGACGGTGAAGGAGTGCGTCGACCGTTTGAGGATCGCCAAGGCCTGCGATCTGCTGGCCTTCACGGCGATGAGCGTGTCCGCCGTGTCTCGCGCGTGCGGATACGGCAGCGCCGATGCGTTCGAAGCCCGGTTCAAATCCGCGTGGGGCATGACTCCGGGATCGTTCAGACGTAAGGCGGATGACCGTTTTACGTAA
- a CDS encoding DNA gyrase/topoisomerase IV subunit A has translation MASRKPAQPAYDPRTVKEHIVETPLNEEMSKSFLEYAYSVIYARALPDARDGMKPVQRRIVYQMGQMNLTPDRPYMKSARVVGEVMGKLHPHGDSAIYEAMVRLAQPFAMRLPLVDGHGNFGSLDDGPAASRYTEARLGPAALGMNADIDEDTVDFTPNYDNKLKEPTVLPAAIPNLLVNGGSGIAVGMATNLATHNLGEVVSAAKHLMANPDASLEELMRRVPGPDWPGGGIIIGRDGIREAYATGRGTLTTRAATHVENVTARKKAIVVTELPYMVGPEKVLERISDGVKNRKLEGISGAIDLTDRHNGTRIVIEIKTGFDPHAVLVQLFKHTPLQDNFAINNVALVEGRPHTMGLKEMLQVWIDHRRVVIRRRSEYRRRKALERLHLVDGLLLAMVDIDEVIQVIRSSDDADAAKTRLMAVFDLDEIQAQYILDLRLRRLTRMSRIELEAERDELKRRIEELDRILSSEAELDAVVVREMDEAAAKYGSPRRTVLLDAGEDGALTPVAVEGDSSVSASAMEAVRSARTVSSAAADVEAAAQAAKKSGEDALLAGALKIEDEPCVVMMSASGLIARTTPSAMDVFETRSASDKRVADDQIVSIFPTSTRASYGLVTSAGRLVLAHVADLPALPASATLALTGGVKADELIGMTESTDPVPGEKVITAIAMEPAKSASDESEGAETSETASGEPAALPPLAIGTRGGVVKRWNRESPTTMDSWPIIDLKDGDVALFAAPAEDEDRLVFIATDSSLLTFEASNVRPQGRTAGGMAGIRLAEGEQVAAFNVVPAGKIAWVYEEGENGLSSASGAVVLTVAGDSEALPGTENGAAKVTPLEMYPTKGRGTGGVRSQRFLKGQNTLILAWVGAYPLHASSEGNSPVELPKPDMRRDGSGTDLATPIAFIG, from the coding sequence ATGGCATCACGCAAACCGGCCCAGCCGGCCTATGACCCGCGTACGGTCAAGGAGCATATCGTCGAAACGCCGTTGAACGAGGAGATGAGCAAATCATTCCTCGAATACGCGTATTCGGTGATCTACGCGCGTGCCCTGCCCGACGCCCGCGACGGCATGAAGCCGGTGCAGCGACGCATCGTCTACCAGATGGGCCAGATGAACCTCACTCCGGACCGTCCGTACATGAAGTCCGCCCGTGTGGTCGGCGAGGTGATGGGTAAGCTCCATCCACACGGCGATTCCGCGATCTACGAGGCCATGGTGCGTCTGGCGCAGCCCTTCGCCATGCGTCTGCCGCTGGTCGACGGCCACGGCAATTTCGGCTCGCTCGACGACGGCCCCGCGGCCTCCCGCTACACCGAGGCGCGACTGGGACCGGCCGCGTTGGGCATGAACGCCGATATCGACGAGGACACCGTCGATTTCACACCGAACTACGACAACAAGCTCAAGGAGCCGACCGTGCTGCCGGCGGCGATTCCGAATCTGCTGGTCAACGGCGGTTCGGGCATCGCGGTGGGCATGGCCACGAATCTCGCCACGCATAATCTCGGCGAGGTGGTGTCGGCAGCGAAGCATCTGATGGCGAATCCCGACGCCTCTTTGGAGGAGCTGATGCGGCGCGTGCCTGGGCCGGATTGGCCGGGCGGCGGCATCATCATCGGCCGTGACGGCATCCGCGAGGCGTATGCGACGGGCCGTGGCACGCTGACTACGCGCGCCGCCACGCATGTCGAGAACGTGACCGCCCGCAAGAAGGCGATCGTCGTGACCGAACTGCCCTATATGGTGGGGCCGGAGAAGGTTCTGGAACGCATCTCCGACGGTGTGAAGAACCGCAAACTGGAGGGCATCTCCGGCGCGATCGACTTGACGGACCGCCATAACGGCACGCGCATCGTCATCGAAATCAAAACCGGCTTCGACCCGCACGCGGTGCTGGTGCAGCTGTTCAAGCACACGCCGCTGCAGGACAACTTCGCCATCAACAATGTGGCGCTGGTCGAGGGCCGCCCGCACACCATGGGGCTGAAGGAGATGCTGCAGGTGTGGATCGACCACCGTCGCGTGGTGATCCGCAGGCGCAGCGAATACCGCCGCAGGAAGGCGTTGGAACGCCTGCACTTGGTCGACGGCCTGCTGCTCGCCATGGTGGACATCGACGAGGTCATCCAGGTGATCCGCTCCTCCGACGACGCGGACGCCGCCAAAACACGACTGATGGCCGTGTTCGACCTCGACGAGATCCAGGCCCAGTACATTCTCGACCTGCGTCTGCGCCGTCTGACCCGTATGAGCCGCATCGAGCTCGAGGCCGAGCGTGACGAGTTGAAGCGTCGCATCGAGGAGCTCGACCGCATCCTCTCCTCCGAGGCGGAGCTGGACGCCGTGGTGGTGCGTGAGATGGACGAGGCGGCCGCCAAATACGGTTCGCCGCGCCGCACGGTGCTGCTGGACGCGGGCGAGGACGGCGCCCTGACCCCCGTGGCCGTCGAAGGCGATTCCAGCGTGTCCGCATCCGCGATGGAGGCCGTGCGTTCGGCGCGGACCGTGTCGTCTGCGGCCGCCGATGTGGAGGCCGCCGCGCAGGCCGCGAAGAAGAGCGGCGAGGACGCGCTGCTCGCGGGCGCGTTGAAGATCGAGGACGAGCCGTGCGTGGTGATGATGAGCGCCTCCGGTCTGATCGCGCGCACCACGCCCAGCGCGATGGACGTGTTCGAAACGCGTTCCGCCTCCGACAAGCGTGTGGCCGACGACCAGATCGTCTCCATCTTCCCGACCTCAACCCGCGCCTCCTACGGTCTGGTGACCTCAGCGGGACGTCTGGTACTGGCCCATGTGGCCGACCTGCCAGCGTTGCCCGCGTCGGCCACGTTGGCGTTGACCGGCGGCGTGAAGGCGGACGAGCTCATCGGCATGACCGAAAGCACCGATCCGGTACCGGGCGAGAAGGTGATCACCGCCATCGCGATGGAGCCGGCGAAATCCGCCTCCGATGAGAGTGAAGGCGCCGAAACCTCCGAAACCGCTTCCGGCGAGCCGGCCGCGTTGCCGCCGCTGGCGATCGGCACGCGGGGCGGCGTGGTCAAGCGGTGGAACCGCGAGTCGCCCACCACGATGGATTCGTGGCCGATCATCGATCTGAAGGATGGCGATGTGGCGCTGTTCGCCGCCCCCGCCGAGGATGAGGACCGTCTGGTGTTCATCGCCACGGACTCCTCGCTGCTGACCTTCGAGGCAAGCAATGTGCGTCCGCAAGGCCGCACGGCCGGCGGCATGGCCGGCATCCGTCTGGCCGAGGGCGAGCAGGTGGCCGCGTTCAACGTGGTGCCCGCGGGCAAGATCGCCTGGGTGTACGAGGAGGGTGAGAACGGCCTGTCCTCAGCGTCCGGCGCGGTGGTGCTGACCGTGGCCGGCGATTCCGAGGCTTTGCCCGGCACCGAGAACGGCGCCGCGAAGGTCACGCCGTTGGAGATGTACCCGACCAAGGGCCGTGGCACCGGCGGCGTGCGTTCGCAACGCTTTCTGAAGGGGCAGAACACGCTGATCCTCGCATGGGTGGGCGCCTACCCGCTGCATGCGTCGAGCGAGGGCAACTCCCCCGTCGAACTGCCCAAGCCGGATATGCGCCGCGACGGTTCGGGAACCGACCTCGCCACCCCCATCGCCTTCATCGGCTGA
- a CDS encoding alkaline phosphatase family protein, translated as MSVEVPEMEELLRLVPTAQYGDASPGDSHENSHGGHHSESSHAPRGASQGEFRGGALHLSSLLPAVSSAIGHPIATAVHSDPRHLQAALGLPDVKSAIVVLVDGLGYWNIAMRLGHAPTLRSLMNDAANQRPISTCAPSTTVAAMATFGTGTCPGLTGMTGYTQKNPLTGQLSQLIQFKEALEPADLQRQPTVFERLRERGVRVTSSGLPKFANSPLTQAALRGSDYIGSVTPRDRVLAACKSASAPGLSYLYIRDADKVGHNYGWNSDQWIAAFERIDAQLGLLRRSAPAGTLILITADHGMVGADPAERIDIAEEPRLSQGVELVGGEPRSVMLYADRNTSADELAARWTEFLGDRALVRTKTQAIEQGVFGAVDARVLPMIGDVLVQATGAVTIVDSRSQAEKATRLPSVHGSQTRLEMDIPCLVDVV; from the coding sequence ATGAGCGTCGAAGTGCCGGAAATGGAAGAACTATTGCGTTTGGTGCCCACCGCGCAATATGGGGATGCGTCGCCGGGCGATTCGCATGAGAATTCCCATGGCGGTCACCATAGCGAGTCGTCGCATGCGCCGCGAGGTGCGTCCCAAGGGGAGTTCCGCGGCGGCGCGCTGCACCTGTCGTCGCTGCTGCCCGCCGTGTCCTCCGCCATCGGACACCCGATCGCCACCGCTGTGCACTCAGATCCGCGCCATTTGCAGGCCGCGCTGGGCCTGCCCGACGTGAAATCCGCCATCGTCGTGCTGGTGGACGGACTGGGCTACTGGAACATCGCCATGAGACTGGGCCACGCGCCCACATTGCGTTCGCTGATGAACGACGCCGCCAACCAGCGTCCCATCTCCACATGCGCGCCCAGCACCACGGTCGCCGCGATGGCCACCTTCGGCACCGGCACCTGCCCCGGACTGACCGGCATGACCGGCTACACGCAGAAGAACCCCCTCACCGGCCAGCTCAGCCAGCTCATCCAATTCAAAGAGGCGTTGGAACCCGCCGACCTGCAGCGCCAACCCACCGTATTCGAACGGCTGCGTGAACGCGGCGTGCGCGTCACCAGCTCGGGCCTGCCCAAATTCGCCAACTCACCGCTCACCCAGGCCGCGCTGCGCGGCTCCGACTACATCGGCAGCGTGACGCCGCGCGACCGCGTGCTCGCCGCCTGCAAGTCCGCCTCGGCCCCCGGCCTGAGCTACCTGTACATCCGCGACGCCGACAAGGTCGGACACAACTACGGCTGGAACTCCGACCAGTGGATCGCCGCCTTCGAACGCATCGACGCGCAACTGGGGCTGCTGCGGCGCAGCGCGCCCGCAGGCACGCTGATCCTGATCACCGCCGACCACGGCATGGTCGGCGCCGACCCCGCCGAACGCATCGACATAGCCGAAGAGCCGCGTCTGTCCCAAGGCGTGGAACTCGTCGGGGGAGAGCCCCGTTCGGTGATGCTGTACGCGGATCGGAACACCTCCGCCGACGAATTGGCCGCGCGATGGACGGAATTCCTCGGCGACAGGGCTCTGGTGCGCACCAAAACGCAGGCTATCGAACAGGGGGTGTTCGGAGCTGTGGACGCGCGCGTGCTGCCGATGATCGGCGACGTGCTCGTGCAGGCCACGGGCGCGGTCACCATCGTCGATTCGCGCTCGCAGGCGGAGAAGGCCACGCGACTGCCCAGCGTTCACGGCTCGCAGACGCGTTTGGAGATGGACATCCCCTGTCTGGTCGACGTGGTGTGA
- a CDS encoding MFS transporter: MVNLLLAVIYVAFISLGLPDSLLGAAWPTMRQDLGVPVSWQGGISMIISAGTILSALMSDRMTLRFGAGKVTAVSVGMTAAALFGFSVAPNYWVLLLIAIPYGLGAGGVDAALNNYVAIHYSSRHMSWLHCMWGLGASIGPYFMSFALLNGQGWPWGYRYISILQVVLTAILVFSLPLWKTRDAGAAADENDAKGSSESASTKPLGLGEVLAIRGAKEIMIMFFCYCAVETTAGLWASSYMVMHVGIDKTTAASWASLFYVGITVGRALSGFMTMRFSDPAMIRIGQATVALGIVLMVLPLPNHIGVIAGLVTVGLGCAPIYPCVIHSTPAYFGEDKSQAIVGVQMASAYVGSLAAPPLFGLIAQYVSISLYPLYMFVILVLMVVMHERLRKLRG; encoded by the coding sequence GTGGTCAACCTGTTGTTGGCGGTAATCTACGTGGCGTTCATCAGTCTGGGGCTGCCGGACTCCTTGCTGGGGGCGGCCTGGCCCACCATGCGTCAGGATCTCGGCGTGCCCGTCTCATGGCAGGGCGGCATCTCGATGATCATCTCCGCCGGCACCATCCTCTCCGCGTTGATGAGCGACCGCATGACGCTCAGATTCGGCGCGGGCAAGGTCACCGCCGTATCGGTGGGCATGACCGCGGCCGCGCTGTTCGGCTTCTCCGTCGCTCCGAACTATTGGGTGCTGCTGCTCATCGCCATCCCGTACGGCCTTGGCGCCGGCGGCGTCGACGCGGCGTTGAACAACTACGTCGCCATCCACTACAGCAGCCGACATATGAGCTGGCTGCACTGCATGTGGGGGCTCGGTGCCTCGATCGGCCCGTACTTCATGAGCTTCGCGCTGCTCAACGGCCAAGGTTGGCCGTGGGGGTACCGTTACATCTCCATCCTGCAGGTGGTGCTCACCGCGATTCTGGTGTTCAGCCTGCCGTTGTGGAAAACGCGTGACGCGGGAGCCGCCGCTGATGAGAACGATGCCAAGGGGTCGTCGGAATCCGCCTCGACGAAGCCTTTGGGGCTCGGGGAGGTGCTCGCCATCCGCGGTGCCAAAGAGATCATGATCATGTTCTTCTGCTACTGCGCGGTCGAGACCACTGCCGGACTGTGGGCCAGCAGTTATATGGTGATGCATGTCGGCATCGACAAGACCACGGCCGCCAGCTGGGCCAGTCTGTTCTATGTCGGCATCACCGTGGGGCGTGCGCTGAGCGGTTTCATGACCATGCGGTTCTCCGATCCGGCGATGATCCGTATCGGCCAGGCCACGGTGGCTCTCGGCATCGTGCTGATGGTGTTGCCCCTGCCCAACCATATCGGTGTGATCGCAGGCTTGGTGACGGTCGGTCTCGGCTGCGCTCCGATCTACCCGTGCGTCATCCACTCCACGCCCGCGTATTTCGGTGAGGACAAATCGCAGGCCATCGTCGGCGTGCAGATGGCCAGCGCCTATGTCGGTTCGCTCGCCGCTCCGCCGCTGTTCGGTCTGATCGCGCAGTATGTGTCGATCTCGCTGTATCCGCTGTATATGTTTGTGATTCTTGTGTTGATGGTCGTGATGCACGAACGCCTGCGCAAGCTGCGCGGCTAG
- the sepH gene encoding septation protein SepH, whose product MPQDRLEEARFDHVGETGELVFSSGGRLFAVTVDDALERAILEAKQLASEHRQSQRMPRQQTALPISQIQSLIRAGADPTRVAERYELSAALVRRFSAAVETEKQYAIEQFLSVPAPKESKVRTLSELVERTLASVNIGMESVAWKATRRGLEPWHIIAQFSTAGRTAKAEWTWDMHDNSVVSLNNTARKLLGEQNSNASADVSSDTRAPALPGNSVRSARIERAVSAWNTPEPTLPAARPETRRPAPSNIELHLAAAMPNPTDGTETNEQPQQYPGGLSQPDIMQTLAEISDEDDARGSARISPSSAATENPDAADASDAPSTTPASETQEQTSAAGKAAKRKSGRSAVPSWDEILFGD is encoded by the coding sequence ATGCCCCAGGATCGGCTTGAAGAAGCCCGCTTCGATCACGTTGGAGAAACGGGCGAGCTCGTGTTCTCCTCCGGCGGACGACTGTTCGCCGTCACAGTGGACGATGCCCTGGAACGCGCCATTCTCGAGGCCAAACAGCTCGCCAGCGAGCATCGGCAGAGCCAACGGATGCCCCGGCAGCAGACCGCGCTGCCCATCTCGCAGATCCAGTCGCTGATCCGCGCGGGCGCCGATCCGACGCGCGTGGCCGAACGCTATGAGCTGAGCGCGGCGTTGGTCCGTCGTTTCTCCGCGGCCGTGGAAACCGAAAAACAGTACGCCATCGAACAGTTCCTCAGCGTTCCCGCTCCCAAGGAAAGCAAGGTGCGCACCCTTTCCGAATTGGTGGAGCGCACGCTGGCCTCGGTGAACATCGGCATGGAATCGGTGGCGTGGAAGGCCACCCGCCGAGGTCTCGAACCTTGGCACATCATCGCGCAGTTCTCCACCGCCGGGCGCACCGCGAAAGCCGAGTGGACGTGGGATATGCACGACAATTCCGTCGTCAGCCTGAACAACACGGCGCGAAAACTGCTGGGCGAGCAGAATTCGAACGCCTCCGCCGACGTCTCGTCCGACACGCGCGCCCCGGCGCTGCCGGGCAACTCCGTACGTTCGGCGCGCATCGAACGGGCCGTCTCCGCATGGAACACGCCCGAACCGACGCTGCCTGCGGCCCGACCCGAAACACGGCGGCCGGCCCCATCGAATATCGAGCTCCATCTGGCTGCGGCCATGCCGAATCCGACGGACGGAACGGAGACGAACGAACAGCCCCAACAGTATCCGGGAGGTCTGTCTCAGCCGGATATCATGCAGACTTTGGCGGAGATCTCCGACGAAGACGACGCGCGCGGGTCCGCACGCATATCCCCCTCGTCCGCCGCAACGGAGAATCCCGACGCCGCGGACGCCTCCGACGCGCCATCGACCACTCCCGCTTCCGAAACGCAGGAACAGACCTCCGCCGCCGGCAAAGCCGCCAAACGCAAGTCCGGGCGTTCCGCCGTGCCCAGCTGGGACGAGATCCTGTTCGGCGACTAA
- a CDS encoding DUF4193 domain-containing protein, with translation MAQDYDSPRNKDEDEESLQALGKSAQSTSSDIDDDENALAEDYELPGADLSNEDSSVTVIPMQGDEFICSQCFLVKHRSQLATMDADGQPVCEECAA, from the coding sequence ATGGCACAGGATTATGATTCTCCCCGCAACAAGGACGAGGATGAGGAGTCGCTGCAGGCTTTGGGCAAAAGCGCCCAGAGCACGTCGAGCGACATCGACGACGACGAGAACGCCCTCGCCGAGGATTACGAGCTGCCGGGCGCGGACCTGAGCAACGAGGATTCCTCGGTGACCGTGATTCCGATGCAGGGCGACGAGTTCATCTGCTCGCAGTGCTTCCTGGTCAAGCATCGCAGCCAGTTGGCGACCATGGACGCCGACGGTCAGCCGGTGTGCGAGGAGTGCGCCGCCTGA
- the dut gene encoding dUTP diphosphatase produces the protein MTFDVAYNEPENTEVLVKSLDPEHPARLRYAHAGDAGADLITTVRVELKPFERALVPTGVAIALPAGYVALVHPRSGLAVKQGVTVLNAPGTVDAGYRGEIKVPLINLDPERTAVFQPGDRIAQLVIQRYVEARFVEAQTLPGSDRAERGFGSTGVAAG, from the coding sequence ATGACCTTCGATGTGGCCTACAACGAGCCGGAAAACACCGAGGTCCTCGTCAAATCGCTTGATCCGGAACATCCCGCGCGGTTGCGTTACGCCCACGCGGGCGATGCCGGCGCCGACCTCATCACCACGGTCCGGGTCGAACTCAAGCCCTTCGAGCGCGCGCTGGTGCCCACCGGCGTGGCGATCGCCCTGCCCGCGGGCTATGTGGCGCTCGTCCATCCGCGCAGCGGTCTGGCCGTCAAGCAGGGCGTGACCGTGCTCAACGCGCCCGGCACCGTGGACGCGGGCTACCGGGGGGAGATCAAGGTGCCGCTGATCAATCTCGACCCCGAGCGCACCGCGGTGTTCCAGCCCGGAGACCGCATCGCGCAGCTGGTGATCCAGCGCTATGTCGAGGCCCGGTTCGTCGAGGCTCAGACGCTGCCCGGATCGGACCGCGCCGAACGCGGCTTCGGCTCGACGGGCGTGGCGGCGGGCTGA